A single genomic interval of Spirosoma taeanense harbors:
- a CDS encoding SusC/RagA family TonB-linked outer membrane protein translates to MKKQHYLLFLGVLSSMLGQAQTVNTPIATPPPPATSASPSSQTAASPAIAPPVSPSTSAPASQADITVSGKVVDAQSQPLPGVTVTIKGTTRGTTTDANGSFQLSVADNQAVLVFSFIGFATQEVVVGNQTSLTITLAEDTQTLNEVVVVGYGTQRKRDLTGAVAQVKGEEIQRYPVQTPTQALQSKLAGVQIISSGRPNEQPQIRVRGVGSALAGVSPLYVVDGVLTDDIRNISNNDILSIEVLKDASAAIYGVRAANGVVIVTTRRGKSGATQVQYNGNISLRQPANLVRMANRDQYIGYLADAAPNQNVNNPPLTYGQTTNWYEQALRNAPQSNHNLSISGGGERNTFYFSVGYFTDYGVVKTNDFRRLTIRANNEINISKKLTFSNQLSFSRGNERAVNLDGTYQSLYRAAPIVPAKVGDRYGNLSAFGNVGNPILSLESRNQRIINNRLQGNLSLDYKPVEWLRLHSAFNTDLIFNRDRTYLRAFQNDAATFVTAGGNQRQINSQLSLNESKSLRYIIDNTATVDRTFGENSLTFLLGSVTEQFTSDFIQGARINVPNDPNQWYLGLGNPDQQLSNNSGGDLQTRQSFVSRVTYSFMNKYLFNASLRADGSSKFRERWGYFPTAGIGWVISDEGFMKDQSLLNFLKFRSSWGILGNDNITSNAYILTAAVNIPYFFNNGLTLGTAIQDIKDQQLKWERTEQIDAGFEFVMLDNRLSGEIDYYSKTTRDALAFRIIPAIFGDPDNQYLTNIASFRNRGFEFVLNWKENLENGLGYTIGGNLTINRNQLIGLNGGQALLAGGVGQQGLVTRSDNGQPVGSFYVLNAIGVFQNQAEIDAAPVFGNRANVRPGDLKYQDVDGNGVINDNDRIYAGSYQPRLYYGINLGLNYKGFDLAADVYGNAGNKVYNGKKAFRFENTDNIEAAYADARWLPDRPSLTDPRTITSATPASTYFIESGSFVRLNNLTLGYTIPASLKDRLKIRQARVYVTAQNLFTIKQFSGFSPELPGGPLDSGIELNSYPTVRTLAVGLNMGF, encoded by the coding sequence ATGAAAAAACAACACTACCTCTTATTCCTGGGGGTGCTGAGTAGTATGCTGGGACAGGCGCAGACGGTTAATACGCCCATCGCCACACCTCCTCCTCCGGCTACCAGTGCGTCGCCTTCCTCGCAGACGGCCGCATCCCCAGCTATCGCCCCGCCAGTATCCCCGTCGACCAGTGCGCCCGCTAGTCAGGCTGATATCACTGTGTCCGGGAAAGTTGTCGATGCGCAGTCGCAGCCGTTGCCCGGTGTTACGGTGACGATTAAAGGCACTACGCGCGGCACAACTACCGACGCAAACGGGAGTTTCCAGCTAAGCGTTGCCGACAATCAGGCGGTATTGGTCTTTAGCTTTATTGGCTTTGCCACGCAGGAAGTGGTTGTCGGGAATCAAACTTCCCTAACCATTACGCTGGCTGAAGATACTCAGACGCTGAACGAAGTGGTGGTGGTTGGTTACGGAACCCAGCGCAAACGCGATCTGACTGGCGCCGTAGCGCAGGTAAAAGGCGAAGAAATTCAGCGCTACCCGGTGCAGACGCCTACCCAGGCGTTGCAGAGTAAACTGGCTGGTGTGCAGATCATTTCGTCCGGCCGACCGAATGAGCAGCCGCAAATCCGGGTTCGGGGTGTGGGTTCGGCGCTGGCCGGAGTAAGCCCGCTGTATGTGGTGGATGGAGTGCTGACCGACGACATCCGGAACATCAGCAATAACGACATTCTGAGCATCGAGGTGCTGAAAGATGCCTCTGCCGCGATCTATGGTGTGCGGGCCGCCAATGGAGTCGTGATTGTTACGACCCGCCGGGGTAAATCGGGCGCTACGCAGGTACAGTACAACGGAAACATCAGCCTTCGGCAGCCGGCCAATCTGGTCCGGATGGCAAACCGCGATCAGTACATCGGTTACCTGGCCGACGCAGCGCCAAACCAGAATGTCAATAACCCGCCCCTAACCTATGGCCAGACCACCAACTGGTATGAACAGGCGTTACGTAACGCGCCCCAGTCGAACCATAACCTGTCAATTTCCGGCGGTGGTGAACGGAATACCTTCTATTTCAGCGTGGGCTACTTTACTGACTACGGAGTGGTTAAAACGAACGACTTCCGGCGGCTGACGATCCGGGCCAATAATGAAATTAACATCAGCAAAAAGCTGACGTTCAGCAACCAGCTTTCGTTTTCGAGGGGTAATGAGCGCGCTGTCAATCTAGACGGTACGTACCAGAGTCTGTACCGGGCTGCGCCGATCGTGCCGGCTAAAGTAGGTGACCGATATGGGAATCTATCCGCCTTTGGTAATGTGGGTAATCCAATCCTGAGCTTGGAGTCGCGCAACCAGCGGATTATTAACAATCGCCTGCAGGGGAACCTGTCGCTCGATTACAAGCCGGTGGAGTGGCTCAGATTGCATTCTGCGTTCAACACCGACCTAATATTTAACCGCGACCGGACGTATCTGCGTGCGTTCCAGAATGATGCCGCTACGTTCGTTACGGCTGGTGGCAACCAGCGGCAGATAAACAGCCAGCTTAGTCTGAATGAAAGCAAGTCACTCCGCTACATCATTGATAACACGGCAACGGTCGACAGAACGTTTGGAGAAAACAGCCTTACGTTTCTGCTGGGGTCGGTGACGGAGCAGTTTACGTCTGATTTCATTCAGGGGGCTCGGATCAATGTACCCAATGATCCAAATCAGTGGTATCTGGGGCTGGGCAACCCGGATCAGCAGCTATCCAACAATAGTGGTGGCGATCTCCAGACCCGCCAGTCGTTTGTCAGCCGGGTGACCTATAGTTTTATGAACAAGTATCTGTTCAATGCGTCGCTCCGGGCCGATGGGAGTTCCAAATTTCGGGAGCGGTGGGGCTATTTCCCAACCGCCGGCATTGGCTGGGTTATCTCCGATGAGGGCTTCATGAAGGATCAGTCGCTGCTCAACTTCCTGAAATTCCGGAGCAGCTGGGGGATTCTGGGGAACGACAACATTACAAGCAACGCCTATATCCTGACGGCGGCCGTCAACATTCCGTATTTCTTCAACAACGGGCTTACGCTGGGAACGGCCATTCAGGATATAAAAGACCAGCAGCTGAAATGGGAGCGCACCGAGCAGATCGACGCTGGATTTGAGTTCGTGATGCTGGATAACCGGCTTTCGGGCGAAATTGACTACTACAGCAAGACTACCCGCGATGCGCTGGCCTTCCGGATTATCCCGGCCATCTTCGGCGATCCTGACAACCAATACCTGACCAACATCGCATCCTTCCGGAACCGGGGTTTTGAGTTTGTTCTGAACTGGAAAGAAAATCTGGAAAACGGCCTGGGCTATACCATCGGCGGTAACCTGACGATCAACCGAAACCAGTTGATTGGACTCAATGGTGGGCAGGCCTTGCTGGCCGGTGGCGTTGGGCAGCAAGGCCTGGTGACCCGGAGCGATAACGGCCAGCCGGTGGGCAGCTTTTATGTCCTGAACGCCATCGGCGTGTTTCAGAACCAGGCTGAGATCGACGCTGCGCCAGTATTCGGCAACCGTGCCAACGTCAGGCCGGGCGATCTGAAGTATCAGGATGTTGACGGCAACGGCGTAATTAACGATAACGACCGGATATATGCCGGTTCGTATCAGCCCAGGCTCTACTACGGCATCAACCTGGGGCTGAATTATAAAGGCTTCGATCTGGCAGCTGACGTGTATGGTAATGCGGGCAACAAGGTTTATAACGGTAAAAAAGCCTTCCGCTTCGAGAATACAGACAACATTGAAGCCGCTTACGCCGACGCCCGCTGGCTACCGGACCGTCCTTCGCTGACCGACCCGCGCACGATAACGTCGGCAACACCTGCTTCGACCTATTTTATTGAATCCGGTTCGTTTGTCCGGCTGAACAACCTGACGCTGGGCTATACTATCCCAGCCTCGCTGAAAGACCGGCTCAAAATCCGGCAGGCCAGAGTTTACGTAACGGCGCAGAACCTGTTTACGATCAAGCAGTTCAGCGGGTTTAGCCCTGAGTTGCCGGGTGGGCCGCTGGACTCCGGCATTGAACTGAATTCATATCCTACCGTCCGGACGCTCGCCGTTGGGCTTAATATGGGTTTCTAA
- a CDS encoding RagB/SusD family nutrient uptake outer membrane protein produces the protein MNYTQRISGRLLLAAFLVGGVTACKEFLDTPPQGQIGEAAVRNDPAAAQNLVTGVYNTMWEGGMHGFDYVGMTNIASDDADKGSSPADGANSFGTLDNLTVTPSVGNLNNVWATYFRAIARANQALALIPLSPAEQTVRNQLEGEVRFLRAYFYFNLVRFFGGVPLINGVPPVEDINNTALQARASREEVYNLIISDLRFAASSLPIKGQTQTGRATKAAAMGMLAKVYLYQKNWQQAYSLSDSIIKNQVGTYDLLPNYANIWREVGANSVESLFEVQTGINLACNAAIELYVVCQGPRAGGKRGWSDLGFGFGTPSQSLLDEYEAGDRRREATIIFINPAPRGTILWDGYRVPSRDSVENDRYNYKAYHSRTAERNCGNNDRLPKNLRILRLGEILLIHAEAAQALGRSSEALADVNRLRSRAGLPAHATIDLAKIWHERRLELAMEHDRFFDLIRQESVQSGRAVQAFAAHGKTFVKGKNEVFPIPQTQIQLSGGALTQNPGY, from the coding sequence ATGAACTATACACAACGAATTTCCGGACGCCTGCTGCTGGCGGCCTTTCTGGTAGGGGGCGTTACGGCCTGCAAAGAATTTCTGGATACGCCCCCGCAGGGGCAGATTGGCGAAGCGGCCGTTCGAAATGACCCGGCTGCTGCTCAGAATCTGGTGACGGGCGTTTATAACACCATGTGGGAGGGCGGCATGCACGGATTCGACTACGTGGGCATGACCAACATTGCCTCCGACGATGCCGACAAAGGCAGCTCTCCGGCCGACGGGGCCAACTCATTCGGTACACTTGATAACCTGACCGTAACGCCCAGCGTCGGAAACCTGAATAATGTCTGGGCGACGTATTTTCGGGCAATTGCCCGGGCCAATCAGGCGCTGGCTCTGATTCCGCTCAGCCCGGCCGAGCAGACGGTTCGGAATCAGTTGGAGGGCGAAGTGCGGTTTCTGCGGGCGTATTTCTATTTTAACCTGGTTCGTTTCTTCGGCGGGGTGCCGCTGATCAACGGCGTGCCGCCAGTTGAGGATATCAACAATACGGCACTGCAGGCACGGGCCAGTCGGGAAGAGGTTTACAATCTGATCATCAGCGACCTGCGGTTTGCCGCCAGCAGCCTGCCAATAAAAGGCCAGACCCAGACCGGCCGCGCCACCAAAGCTGCCGCGATGGGAATGCTGGCCAAGGTGTATCTATACCAGAAAAACTGGCAGCAGGCGTATAGTCTGAGCGACTCAATCATTAAAAATCAGGTTGGCACCTACGATCTGCTACCCAACTACGCCAACATCTGGCGGGAGGTTGGGGCAAATAGCGTCGAGTCGCTCTTCGAGGTGCAGACCGGCATCAACCTGGCCTGTAACGCGGCCATTGAGTTGTATGTCGTCTGTCAGGGACCGCGTGCCGGTGGCAAACGGGGCTGGTCGGATCTGGGCTTTGGCTTTGGAACGCCTTCCCAGAGTTTGCTTGACGAATACGAAGCCGGTGACCGCCGTCGGGAAGCGACAATTATCTTTATCAACCCAGCCCCGCGCGGGACAATTTTATGGGACGGCTACCGGGTGCCAAGCCGGGATTCGGTTGAAAACGACCGGTATAACTATAAGGCGTATCATAGCCGTACGGCTGAGCGAAATTGTGGGAACAACGACCGGCTTCCAAAGAATCTGCGCATCCTGAGGCTGGGAGAAATCCTGCTGATTCATGCCGAAGCTGCGCAGGCACTGGGCCGGAGTTCAGAAGCCCTCGCTGACGTTAACCGGCTCCGGTCCCGTGCCGGTCTACCCGCCCACGCGACAATCGATCTGGCTAAAATCTGGCACGAACGGCGCCTGGAACTGGCTATGGAACATGACCGCTTCTTCGACCTGATCCGGCAGGAGAGTGTTCAGTCGGGCCGGGCTGTTCAGGCGTTTGCCGCGCATGGTAAAACATTTGTGAAAGGTAAAAATGAGGTTTTCCCAATTCCGCAGACTCAGATTCAGCTGAGCGGTGGCGCGTTGACGCAAAACCCCGGCTATTAA
- a CDS encoding glucoamylase family protein encodes MKQLFLLITLWAYVSVAYGQPRPQATRLSKADEAFLDSLERDTFRFFWETANPDNGLVPDRAPTRSFASIAAVGFGLTAYLVGVERGYITRAQAAGRTLNTLRFFATAPQSEKTAGIAGYKGFFYHFLDMKTGERFRQVELSTIDTALLLGGILSAQTYFDQNTPVETEIRQLADQIYGRADWTWFQARSPFVSMGWHPETGFIKSDWTGYNEAMLLYVLALGSPTHPVGPEVWPAWTKSYPWATFYGQTHVNFDPLFGHQYSHGWIDFRGIQDAYMRDKGIDYAENSRRATYANRAYCVANPGKWQDYGPTIWGLTACDGPKDTTVNGRQFFSYRARGAASTQIVDDGTIAPTAAGGSLAFAPEICLPALRAMKTKYGAKLYGEYGFRDAFNPTYRYPSRFANGSTQNGWFDIDYLGIDQGPILLMAENLRTGFVWNLMKKNPHIRRGLAKAGFTGGWLK; translated from the coding sequence ATGAAGCAATTATTCCTTCTAATCACCCTCTGGGCTTACGTAAGCGTCGCCTATGGTCAGCCGAGGCCGCAGGCAACCCGCTTGTCTAAAGCAGATGAAGCCTTTCTGGATAGTCTGGAGCGGGATACGTTCCGGTTTTTCTGGGAAACAGCCAACCCCGACAACGGTCTTGTGCCCGATCGGGCGCCAACGCGGTCGTTTGCCAGTATTGCCGCGGTAGGTTTCGGTCTGACGGCTTACCTGGTGGGTGTGGAGCGCGGCTACATTACCCGGGCGCAGGCTGCCGGGCGAACACTGAACACCTTACGTTTCTTTGCAACTGCTCCGCAGTCCGAAAAGACCGCCGGCATTGCAGGCTACAAAGGGTTCTTCTACCATTTCCTGGACATGAAAACGGGCGAGCGATTCAGGCAGGTCGAACTGTCGACGATTGATACGGCGCTGCTGCTGGGCGGTATTCTGAGTGCACAAACGTATTTTGATCAGAACACGCCCGTTGAAACCGAAATCCGGCAACTGGCCGACCAGATTTACGGCCGCGCTGACTGGACCTGGTTTCAGGCCCGCTCCCCATTCGTTTCGATGGGCTGGCATCCCGAAACAGGCTTCATCAAGAGCGACTGGACGGGCTACAACGAAGCCATGCTGCTCTACGTGCTGGCGCTTGGCTCACCAACGCACCCGGTGGGGCCGGAAGTATGGCCCGCCTGGACGAAGTCATATCCCTGGGCTACTTTCTACGGTCAGACACACGTCAATTTCGATCCGTTGTTCGGGCACCAGTACTCGCATGGCTGGATTGATTTTCGAGGGATTCAGGATGCGTATATGCGCGATAAGGGCATTGATTACGCCGAAAATTCGCGTCGGGCGACGTACGCCAACCGGGCGTACTGCGTAGCTAATCCGGGGAAATGGCAGGATTACGGCCCCACCATCTGGGGCCTGACGGCCTGCGACGGGCCGAAAGACACAACCGTAAATGGCCGTCAATTCTTTTCGTACCGGGCAAGAGGAGCCGCGTCAACGCAAATCGTAGACGATGGCACCATTGCGCCCACGGCTGCGGGCGGATCGCTGGCATTTGCGCCGGAAATTTGCCTGCCGGCGTTACGGGCTATGAAAACAAAATACGGGGCTAAACTCTACGGCGAATACGGCTTCCGCGATGCGTTCAATCCAACGTACCGCTACCCGTCGAGGTTCGCAAACGGCTCTACTCAGAACGGATGGTTCGATATCGACTACCTCGGCATTGACCAGGGGCCAATTTTGCTGATGGCCGAGAACCTGCGGACTGGATTCGTCTGGAACCTGATGAAGAAAAACCCCCACATTCGGCGGGGGCTGGCAAAAGCCGGGTTTACGGGCGGCTGGCTTAAGTAA
- a CDS encoding VRR-NUC domain-containing protein, with the protein MVGRQKVILSPRYYLDNFRYVLDFVKRLYGGLMNEVEWDFVRRFEALGLDAQCLYVRFSNRKGLFFRINKLHYNEITDLPAAVGELLTTGFIERLTPHHEVMGNDALGIFTKPELLDLLPLEPEEIRPLSKEKKEGVVRYALHELDFGEIVTSLTTHETVVKMNFEAEGMMIKYLFFGNRGGNMTEFVVRDLGMVNFERYDDTKMTARFRTRKEVEDKLLISLTNEEFYDLKEAETPAEDIYNWFLNWNETRPELTEIAIPGYQKLVCRVGGFLERHKLPDQALAVYELSDRVPARERRVRLLFRNGSVDEALALCDEIAVNPLNAEERYFANDFREKILSAGEKKRSRKATTRFLSDAESLNIPAAYRHHVEAGVMNHYLEEGYDAAFTENYPWRGLFGLVFWDIIYDANVSAIHHPLQRAPSDFYLPDFYLKREELLKKRLTELATKDDWRRHTGRMFNAKYGITNVLVDWSDELLTLVQRMVELLDLEQLRLILLEMARNVREHTRGFPDLLIWNEQGGYEFVEVKSPTDHLGPQQLHWLEFFQTIGVKGKVVRVVWEL; encoded by the coding sequence ATGGTTGGACGCCAGAAAGTCATACTTTCCCCTCGCTATTATCTGGACAATTTCCGTTACGTGCTGGACTTTGTCAAACGACTGTACGGTGGCCTGATGAACGAAGTCGAGTGGGACTTCGTGCGTCGGTTTGAGGCACTTGGTCTCGATGCTCAATGTCTGTACGTTAGGTTCAGTAACCGCAAAGGACTCTTCTTTCGCATTAATAAACTTCATTATAACGAAATAACTGACCTACCGGCCGCGGTCGGCGAGCTGCTAACCACGGGGTTCATTGAGCGCCTGACGCCCCACCACGAAGTTATGGGCAACGACGCGCTGGGCATCTTTACCAAACCTGAGCTCCTCGATCTGCTGCCGCTGGAACCGGAAGAAATCCGGCCGCTCAGTAAAGAGAAGAAAGAAGGCGTAGTGCGCTATGCATTACATGAACTCGATTTCGGGGAAATAGTCACGAGCCTGACCACCCACGAAACCGTCGTGAAGATGAATTTCGAAGCTGAGGGAATGATGATCAAATACCTGTTCTTCGGCAACCGCGGTGGCAACATGACCGAATTCGTAGTTCGTGACCTGGGCATGGTCAATTTTGAGCGTTACGACGATACCAAGATGACGGCCCGTTTCCGCACCCGAAAGGAAGTAGAGGACAAGCTGCTTATCTCCCTCACGAACGAAGAATTTTACGACCTGAAAGAAGCCGAAACGCCCGCTGAAGATATCTATAACTGGTTTCTGAACTGGAATGAAACGCGTCCCGAACTGACGGAAATTGCCATTCCGGGCTATCAGAAGCTGGTGTGCCGGGTGGGTGGCTTTCTGGAACGGCATAAACTACCCGACCAGGCGCTGGCTGTTTATGAACTGTCGGACCGGGTTCCAGCCCGCGAACGGCGCGTTCGGCTGCTGTTCCGCAATGGCTCCGTGGACGAAGCCCTTGCTCTTTGTGATGAAATCGCGGTAAACCCGCTCAATGCCGAGGAGCGGTATTTTGCCAACGACTTCCGCGAAAAGATTCTGAGCGCGGGCGAAAAGAAACGCAGCCGTAAAGCCACAACCCGCTTTCTGTCGGACGCTGAGAGTCTGAACATTCCGGCGGCTTACCGGCACCATGTCGAAGCCGGGGTTATGAATCATTATCTGGAAGAAGGCTACGACGCAGCGTTTACGGAAAATTATCCCTGGCGTGGGCTGTTCGGGCTGGTTTTCTGGGACATCATCTACGACGCCAACGTATCGGCCATTCACCACCCGCTGCAACGTGCTCCGTCGGACTTTTACCTGCCCGATTTTTATCTGAAACGGGAGGAGCTGCTCAAGAAACGACTGACCGAACTAGCCACCAAAGACGATTGGCGACGCCATACAGGCCGGATGTTCAACGCCAAATACGGCATCACCAACGTGCTGGTCGACTGGTCCGACGAGCTGTTGACGCTCGTGCAGCGTATGGTTGAACTGCTCGACCTGGAGCAACTGCGTCTGATTCTGCTCGAAATGGCCCGCAACGTGCGCGAACATACGCGGGGCTTTCCCGATCTGCTGATCTGGAACGAGCAGGGCGGGTATGAGTTTGTAGAGGTCAAATCCCCCACCGACCATCTTGGCCCGCAACAACTGCACTGGCTGGAGTTTTTCCAGACCATCGGCGTAAAAGGCAAGGTCGTGCGGGTCGTCTGGGAGTTGTAA
- a CDS encoding DUF2157 domain-containing protein, whose translation MSPADVLNELKEQGFVSPDQQAKIAEVEQSKPFSLHWELRAMLYAGILLLSSGLGLLVYDNFDQIGHGALLTAMAAACAGCLYFVWRNRSAWTLAQTKSRSAFGDYALILACLLFLTLEGYAQYQYTVFGTRYGLVTLLPAVLFLPLAYRFDHRGVLGMALTALISWVGVTVRPLELYLKTNFFDQKTVFSAITLALVLIGIAFGLQHRRIKPHFTYTYLTVAGNLLMVALLGGLFNFEGFRVVFIIGLAVACFAFDRFARREQSFLFLLLSVVYGYVGLTYLILEYAHLGTYGMLLYFLLTGIGLVAYLLSSYKIISAA comes from the coding sequence ATGTCCCCAGCCGACGTACTGAATGAGTTGAAGGAACAGGGGTTTGTTTCACCCGATCAGCAGGCAAAAATTGCTGAAGTTGAGCAGAGCAAGCCGTTTTCGCTGCATTGGGAGTTGAGGGCCATGCTTTACGCGGGTATTCTGCTGTTGAGTTCAGGGTTAGGTCTGCTGGTCTATGACAACTTCGACCAGATTGGCCACGGAGCCTTGCTGACCGCCATGGCCGCAGCCTGTGCCGGATGCCTTTATTTCGTCTGGCGCAACCGGTCGGCCTGGACGCTGGCCCAGACAAAAAGCCGGTCGGCCTTTGGCGATTACGCCCTGATTCTGGCCTGTCTGCTGTTTCTGACTCTGGAAGGCTACGCTCAATACCAGTACACCGTTTTCGGGACACGCTACGGTCTGGTTACGTTACTGCCGGCCGTGCTGTTTCTGCCGCTGGCCTATCGGTTTGACCACCGGGGGGTGCTGGGCATGGCCCTGACGGCGCTCATTTCGTGGGTGGGCGTTACGGTCCGGCCGCTCGAACTTTACCTGAAAACGAACTTCTTCGATCAGAAAACCGTCTTTTCAGCCATCACGCTGGCGCTGGTCCTGATTGGGATAGCGTTTGGGCTGCAACACCGGCGCATCAAACCGCATTTTACGTACACCTACCTAACCGTTGCTGGTAATCTTCTGATGGTGGCGCTGCTGGGTGGGCTGTTTAATTTTGAAGGCTTTCGGGTAGTTTTTATTATAGGTCTGGCCGTCGCGTGCTTTGCGTTTGATCGGTTTGCCCGGCGGGAGCAGTCGTTTCTGTTTCTGCTGCTCAGCGTCGTTTATGGCTACGTTGGCCTGACGTACCTCATTTTGGAATACGCCCATTTAGGAACGTACGGCATGCTGCTGTACTTCCTGCTTACGGGTATTGGCCTGGTGGCTTATCTGTTAAGTTCTTACAAAATTATCTCGGCCGCATGA
- a CDS encoding phosphoglycerate kinase codes for MKTVDSYNFAGKKALVRVDFNVPLDKEFNITDDTRIRATIPTVMKIVNDGGSAILMSHLGRPKGGPEEKYSLKHLLPALKEAFGREVKFADDCIGQSAEEKAASLQPGEILLLENLRFYKEEEKGDVAFAEKLSKLGDVWVNDAFGTAHRAHASTAVIGQFFTDRVCGYVMQAELDNAKKILEDADRPFTAIMGGAKISDKILIIEKLLDTVDNLIIGGGMTYTFTKAQGGQIGKSLLEADKQDLALDLLKKAEEKGVKIYMPVDNVCADDFSNDANRQTVETGLIPDGWEGLDIGPETIKLFTDVVLASKTILWNGPMGVFEFPNFAIGTNAIAEAVVKATEENGAFSLIGGGDSASAVNQAGYGDRVSYVSTGGGALLEYMEGKTLPGVAALEA; via the coding sequence ATGAAAACCGTAGATTCCTACAACTTCGCTGGTAAAAAGGCCCTCGTTCGGGTGGATTTCAACGTTCCCCTCGACAAAGAATTTAACATCACCGACGACACCCGCATCAGAGCCACCATCCCAACCGTCATGAAGATCGTGAACGACGGCGGATCGGCGATTCTGATGTCGCACCTCGGTCGGCCGAAGGGCGGTCCGGAAGAAAAATATTCGCTGAAGCATCTGCTGCCCGCTTTGAAGGAAGCGTTTGGCCGCGAGGTGAAGTTCGCTGACGACTGCATTGGCCAGTCGGCCGAAGAGAAAGCCGCCAGCCTGCAGCCGGGCGAAATCCTTCTGCTCGAAAACCTGCGTTTCTACAAAGAAGAGGAAAAAGGCGATGTTGCCTTTGCCGAAAAACTGTCGAAGCTGGGCGACGTATGGGTGAACGATGCATTTGGCACCGCTCACCGCGCACATGCCAGCACGGCGGTTATCGGTCAGTTCTTCACCGACCGCGTTTGTGGTTACGTCATGCAGGCCGAACTGGACAATGCCAAAAAGATTCTGGAAGACGCCGACCGGCCTTTTACGGCAATTATGGGTGGAGCCAAAATCTCGGATAAAATTCTGATTATCGAAAAACTGCTGGATACCGTCGATAACCTGATCATTGGTGGCGGTATGACCTATACCTTCACGAAGGCACAGGGCGGTCAGATTGGCAAATCGCTGCTCGAAGCCGATAAGCAGGACCTGGCACTGGACTTGCTGAAAAAGGCCGAAGAGAAAGGGGTAAAAATTTATATGCCAGTCGATAACGTCTGCGCCGACGATTTCTCAAACGACGCCAACCGACAGACGGTTGAAACCGGCCTGATTCCCGACGGCTGGGAGGGACTGGATATTGGACCCGAAACCATCAAACTGTTTACGGATGTCGTATTGGCTTCCAAAACGATCCTCTGGAACGGTCCGATGGGTGTTTTCGAGTTCCCAAATTTTGCCATCGGGACCAACGCCATTGCGGAAGCTGTGGTTAAGGCAACCGAAGAAAACGGCGCTTTCTCGCTCATTGGCGGTGGTGATTCAGCCTCGGCTGTGAATCAGGCTGGCTACGGCGACCGCGTCAGTTATGTGTCAACGGGTGGTGGTGCGCTGCTCGAATACATGGAAGGCAAAACACTGCCGGGCGTAGCGGCTCTGGAAGCGTAA